In Prunus dulcis chromosome 1, ALMONDv2, whole genome shotgun sequence, the following are encoded in one genomic region:
- the LOC117616757 gene encoding lipoamide acyltransferase component of branched-chain alpha-keto acid dehydrogenase complex, mitochondrial has translation MIARRAWHKRALVSGRRWLCPYTSSAPSPATVDSGRSPPFRAFTSELVAFSTVASTPFRFADPISNCSVAYNVKRSWFSSQPMADVTAAGNGIVDVPLAQTGEGIAECELLKWFVQEGDQVEEFQPLCEVQSDKATIEITSRYQGKVNQLLYVPGDIVKVGEILLKMAVEESQVPKQISESLENTKSLDSELNTQNIGGVLSTPPVRNLAKQYDIDINEVDGTGKDGRVLKGDVLKYAAQKGIIQDPSASLSASSDKVLGDEKSYLHPSAESGCNYDDKTVTLRGFQRRMVKSMSMAAKVPHFHYVEEIKCDALVELKQSFQSNNSDSNVKHTFLPLLIKTLSMAMGKYPLMNSCFNEESLEVILKGSHNIGIAMATPYGLVVPIIKNVQSLSILEITKELSRLQQLALENKLRPEDISGGTITLSNIGAIGGKYGSPLLNLPEVAIIALGRIQKVPQFADDGNVYPVSIMMVNIGADHRVLDGATVARFCNEWKQFIQNPELLMLHMR, from the exons ATGATCGCTAGGCGGGCCTGGCACAAGCGGGCTTTGGTCTCCGGTCGCCGGTGGCTGTGTCCGTACACCTCTTCAGCTCCGTCGCCGGCGACGGTGGACTCGGGCCGCAGCCCTCCGTTTCGAGCGTTTACTTCCGAGCTTGTTGCATTCTCCACCGTCGCTTCCACTCCATTTCGCTTTGCTGATCCGATATCCAAT TGTAGCGTTGCGTATAATGTGAAGAGGAGCTGGTTTTCAAGTCAACCAATGGCTGATGTTACAGCAGCTGGTAATGGCATAGTTGATGTACCATTGGCTCAAACTGGTGAAGGCATTGCTGAGTGTGAGCTCCTCAAATGGTTTGTGCAAGAG GGGGATCAAGTTGAAGAATTTCAGCCACTTTGTGAAGTTCAAAGTGACAAAGCAACCATTGAAATAACAAGCCGGTATCAAGGAAAGGTTAATCAGCTTCTCTACGTTCCCGGTGACATCGTTAAG GTTGGAGAAATTCTTTTAAAGATGGCCGTTGAGGAATCTCAGGTTCCAAAGCAGATTTCTGAGAGTTTGGAAAACACCAAGTCACTAGATTCTGAGCTGAACACTCAGAACATAGGTGGAGTTTTATCTACACCTCCTGTTCGGAATCTTGCAAAGCAATATGATATAGATATAAATGAAGTTGATGGAACTGGTAAAGATGGGAGAGTATTGAAAGGAGATGTCCTTAAATATGCTGCCCAGAAAGGAATCATTCAAGACCCATCTGCCTCTTTGAGTGCTAGTTCTGATAAAGTTTTGGGAGATGAAAAGAGTTACTTACATCCATCTGCTGAATCCGGATGTAATTATGATGATAAGACAGTTACCCTGAG GGGATTCCAACGAAGAATGGTTAAATCGATGAGTATGGCAGCAAAAGTTCCACATTTTCATTATGTTGAGGAGATAAAATGTGATGCACTTGTAGAGCTGAAACAGTCTTTCCAAAGTAATAACTCTGATTCAAATGTCAAGCACACGTTCCTTCCATTATTGATAAAGACACTTTCAATGGCCATGGGCAAATATCCGTTAATGAATAGTTGCTTCAATGAAGAGTCACTTGAGGTCATCCTCAAAG GTTCCCACAATATCGGAATTGCCATGGCTACTCCATATGGTCTAGTTGTGCCAATCATAAAGAATGTCCAGTCTCTTTCTATTTTGGAG aTAACAAAGGAACTTTCACGGTTACAACAACTGGCATTGGAAAACAAGCTTAGGCCTGAAGATATATCTGGAGGAACAATAACTTTAAGTAATATTGGAGCAATTGGTGGGAAATACGGTTCGCCTCTGCTCAACTTGCCTGAGGTTGCCATAATTGCACTTGGGCGGATTCAGAAGGTTCCACAATTTGCAGATGACGGAAATGTATATCCTGTGTCAATTATGATG GTCAATATAGGGGCTGATCATAGAGTGCTGGATGGAGCAACTGTTGCCAGGTTTTGCAACGAGTGGAAACAATTTATACAGAATCCAGAGCTGCTCATGTTGCACATGAGATAG
- the LOC117616761 gene encoding protein DETOXIFICATION 55 codes for MVEAAEQSRKYPTMPEVVEELKRMTDIGFPIAAMSLVGYLKNMVLVVCMGRLGSLELAGGALAIGFTNITGYSVLSGLAMGMEPLCSQAFGSQNFSIAFLTLKRTILLLLLTSLPIALLWANLEPLMLLLHQNPDITRIASLYCQFAIPDLLANSLLHPIRIFLRSQSTTWPLMWCTLLAIVLHLPLTIFLTFTLSLGVKGIAISSSLSNFITLFFFLGYMVYAHVLKERKYCWLLSTTNSEPAPILSQPLLPKNLVPTELGADQWRMLIRLSIQSCLAVCLEWWWYEFMTLLAGYLHKPHIALATSAIVIQTTSLMYTLPTSLSASVSTRVGNELGAGQPKKARLAAVVAVGVALVSSLLGLSLTTLGREAWGRIFTEDGEVLELTMAVLPIIGLCELANCPQTTSCGILRGSARPGIGAWINFYSFYMVGAPVAVVMAFVWRLGFQGLCYGLLAAQITCVISILTVVHKTDWEREWLKSREFVGKSNNRVAAFPHADETVKCEEGTLQN; via the exons ATGGTTGAAGCAGCAGAGCAATCCCGAAAGTACCCGACAATGCCAGAG GTGGTGGAAGAACTCAAGAGAATGACAGATATTGGATTCCCTATTGCGGCCATGAGCTTAGTGGGCTACCTCAAAAACATGGTCCTAGTTGTATGCATGGGAAGGCTAGGAAGTCTTGAGCTAGCTGGTGGGGCTTTAGCCATTGGCTTCACCAACATCACTGGCTACTCGGTCCTTTCTGGCTTGGCCATGGGTATGGAGCCCTTATGTAGCCAAGCATTTGGCTCACAAAACTTCTCCATAGCATTCCTCACTTTAAAAAGAACCATTCTCTTATTACTTCTCACTTCTCTTCCTATTGCTCTCCTTTGGGCCAATCTTGAACCTCTCATGCTCCTTCTCCATCAAAACCCTGATATCACAAGAATTGCAAGCTTGTATTGCCAATTTGCCATCCCTGATCTTCTAGCTAATAGCCTTCTCCACCCTATACGCATTTTTTTACGTAGTCAAAGCACAACATGGCCATTAATGTGGTGTACTTTACTAGCAATTGTCCTACATCTTCCCCTCACCATCTTCTTAACCTTCACTCTTTCTCTTGGGGTCAAAGGGATAGCTATTTCTAGTTCTCTCTCCAACTTCATcactctcttcttttttttgggttacatGGTCTATGCTCATGTCCTAAAAGAGCGTAAGTATTGTTGGCTATTGTCCACTACTAATTCTGAACCAGCACCGATATTGTCCCAACCATTATTACCCAAAAATTTGGTACCGACCGAGCTAGGGGCTGATCAATGGAGGATGCTAATTCGACTCTCTATACAAAGTTGCCTAGCAGTTTGTTTAGAATGGTGGTGGTACGAGTTCATGACACTTCTAGCCGGTTACCTTCACAAACCTCACATTGCCCTTGCAACATCAGCCATAGTGATACAAACCACATCTCTCATGTACACCTTGCCAACATCACTAAGTGCATCGGTGTCAACACGAGTAGGCAACGAACTCGGGGCAGGCCAACCAAAAAAGGCACGTTTGGCGGCAGTGGTGGCGGTGGGGGTGGCCCTAGTGAGCTCATTGTTGGGCTTGTCGTTGACCACCTTAGGAAGAGAGGCATGGGGGAGAATCTTCACAGAGGATGGTGAGGTTTTGGAGCTGACCATGGCTGTGTTGCCCATAATTGGACTATGTGAGCTTGCTAATTGTCCACAAACTACAAGTTGTGGGATTTTGAGAGGAAGTGCTAGGCCGGGCATCGGGGCATGGATTAACTTTTACTCATTTTACATGGTGGGTGCTCCTGTGGCAGTAGTCATGGCATTTGTTTGGAGACTAGGGTTTCAAGGGCTTTGTTATGGACTTCTAGCGGCTCAAATCACATGTGTGATTTCCATATTAACAGTGGTACACAAGACAGATTGGGAGAGAGAATGGCTCAAGAGTAGGGAGTTTGTGGGGAAGAGTAACAACAGAGTGGCAGCATTTCCACATGCAGATGAAACAGTCAAATGTGAAGAGGGTACGTTGCAAAATTAG